One window from the genome of Jeotgalibaca sp. MA1X17-3 encodes:
- the rny gene encoding ribonuclease Y, giving the protein MDFIYLAFAVIALIIGVIIGYYYRKSNHEKELVSARNTADLILEDAKKDAETLKKEMLLESREESHNYRSQIEDEVRERRNEVLKQENRIIQKEENLDRKDNTLSKREKTIEQKEENLQKRTQSLVTEEERIQSIIEEQQKELERVATLTREEAKGIIMDETESQLTHERAVMVKDSERAAKDESERRAKNVILQAIQRSAADLVSEATVSVVTLPNDDMKGRIIGREGRNIRTLETLTGIDLIIDDTPEAVVLSGFDPIRREVARMALEKLIQDGRIHPARIEEAVDKARKEMDERIREIGEQATFEVGIHSIHPDLIKILGRMHFRTSYGQNVLNHSIEVAKLAGVMAGELGEDITLAKRAGLLHDIGKALDHEIEGSHVEIGAEIAQRYKENAVVINAIASHHGDVEATNVISVLVAAADALSAARPGARSESLENYIRRLEKLEGIANEFEGVASSFAIQAGREIRVMVKPEQVDDSLAVLMSREIRKKIEEELDYPGHIKVTVIREIRAIEYAK; this is encoded by the coding sequence ATGGACTTTATTTACTTAGCCTTCGCTGTCATAGCTTTAATTATTGGTGTCATTATCGGATACTATTATCGGAAATCGAATCATGAAAAAGAACTAGTTAGCGCAAGGAATACAGCTGATCTTATTTTAGAAGATGCAAAGAAAGATGCAGAAACACTAAAAAAAGAGATGTTGTTGGAATCAAGGGAAGAGAGCCACAATTATCGATCTCAAATCGAAGATGAAGTTCGTGAGAGACGAAACGAGGTTCTTAAACAAGAAAACCGAATAATCCAAAAAGAGGAAAATTTAGATCGTAAAGATAATACATTATCTAAACGTGAAAAGACCATTGAGCAAAAAGAGGAAAATCTTCAAAAGAGGACGCAATCTTTAGTCACAGAAGAGGAACGAATCCAATCCATTATAGAAGAACAACAGAAAGAATTGGAACGTGTTGCAACCTTAACAAGAGAAGAAGCAAAAGGAATCATTATGGACGAAACGGAGAGCCAATTAACGCATGAACGTGCGGTAATGGTAAAAGATTCTGAGAGAGCGGCTAAAGATGAATCAGAACGTCGCGCTAAAAATGTTATTCTGCAAGCCATTCAAAGAAGTGCTGCAGACTTAGTATCAGAAGCTACTGTTTCCGTTGTTACCTTACCAAACGATGATATGAAAGGCCGAATCATCGGAAGAGAAGGACGTAATATTCGCACTTTGGAAACTTTAACAGGAATTGATTTAATTATCGATGACACACCAGAGGCAGTTGTACTTAGTGGTTTTGATCCTATTCGACGTGAAGTTGCTCGAATGGCTCTAGAAAAATTAATTCAAGATGGACGGATTCACCCAGCAAGAATTGAAGAAGCGGTTGATAAAGCTCGCAAAGAAATGGATGAACGAATTAGAGAAATTGGGGAACAAGCTACCTTTGAGGTAGGAATCCACTCTATTCATCCTGACTTAATCAAAATATTAGGTCGCATGCATTTCCGTACAAGTTATGGACAAAATGTACTAAACCATAGTATTGAAGTTGCTAAACTGGCAGGGGTTATGGCTGGAGAATTGGGCGAAGACATTACTCTTGCTAAAAGAGCAGGCCTTCTACATGACATTGGTAAAGCTCTTGATCATGAAATTGAGGGATCGCACGTAGAAATTGGTGCAGAAATTGCTCAACGATATAAAGAGAATGCTGTTGTCATTAATGCAATCGCATCCCATCATGGTGATGTAGAAGCAACAAATGTTATTTCTGTTTTAGTTGCTGCAGCAGATGCTTTATCCGCTGCGCGTCCAGGAGCAAGAAGCGAATCTCTAGAAAATTATATTCGTAGACTGGAAAAATTAGAAGGAATTGCAAATGAATTTGAAGGTGTTGCGAGCAGTTTTGCAATCCAAGCTGGCCGAGAAATCAGGGTTATGGTAAAACCAGAGCAAGTCGATGATTCACTTGCTGTCCTGATGTCACGTGAAATCAGAAAGAAAATCGAAGAAGAATTAGACTATCCGGGACACATCAAGGTTACGGTTATACGCGAAATAAGAGCAATAGAATATGCGAAATAA
- a CDS encoding RodZ family helix-turn-helix domain-containing protein, whose product MDEINQLGKKLKQARIEKGYTLEDVQQLTKIQKRYLIAIEENRLEDLPSDFFTKTLIRQYAEVLNMKVDHILSNDSVESLTNGNQEDVGTLSRVEMKKISKRKRFAYQIRTPNRLPTFLMVLFIFLIVGMIWWYFYYMSEKPDFTTTTSDTNQSQMTTSIPSSSESSSISDEKPSISVEEKTDFEVNYRIQSLELPSTLTLETDPSGRSWMNITINDEVVFEATLEASTIQTVELPADLETLSVRIGYLPSTTIKFGDDLMVPKPENQEIIQTQNLYFMFE is encoded by the coding sequence ATGGATGAAATCAATCAACTCGGAAAAAAGTTAAAACAAGCTCGAATTGAAAAGGGATATACTCTCGAAGATGTTCAACAATTGACTAAAATCCAAAAGCGTTATTTGATTGCTATCGAAGAAAATAGACTGGAAGATCTTCCCAGTGATTTTTTTACAAAGACTCTTATTCGTCAGTACGCTGAAGTTTTAAATATGAAAGTAGATCATATTTTATCGAATGACTCTGTTGAATCTCTAACGAATGGAAATCAAGAAGATGTGGGGACTCTCAGTAGGGTAGAAATGAAAAAAATTTCAAAGCGAAAAAGATTTGCTTACCAGATACGGACTCCTAATCGCCTTCCTACATTTTTAATGGTATTATTTATTTTTTTAATTGTAGGAATGATTTGGTGGTATTTCTATTATATGAGTGAGAAACCTGATTTCACTACCACTACTTCTGATACCAATCAATCACAAATGACTACTTCAATTCCTTCTTCAAGTGAAAGTAGTTCTATTTCAGATGAAAAGCCAAGTATTTCTGTTGAAGAGAAAACTGATTTTGAAGTAAATTATAGGATTCAATCGTTGGAGCTGCCTTCTACGTTAACATTAGAAACAGATCCTTCAGGAAGGTCTTGGATGAATATTACGATAAATGATGAAGTAGTCTTTGAAGCAACATTAGAAGCAAGTACGATTCAAACGGTAGAACTTCCTGCTGATTTAGAAACACTCTCCGTGCGAATTGGTTATTTACCTTCTACTACGATTAAATTTGGGGACGATTTAATGGTTCCTAAACCAGAAAATCAAGAAATCATTCAAACTCAAAATCTCTATTTTATGTTTGAATAA
- a CDS encoding competence/damage-inducible protein A, which yields MIAEIISVGTELLLGQIVNTDASFVAKELSDLGINTYHQSVVGDNQEKMKKTIEIAEERSDLLILIGGLGPTQDDITKQTLSEHLDEPLMIEAGAMERIRLWFSGSNREMTSNNKKQALYFQNGRMFKNINGMAIGSFIKKNGTSYLLLPGPPHELKKMFHSEVTPYLKTLLTGERQFIVSKTLRFFGIGESTLVNKLQSLIDHQTNPTIAPYAGELEVSLRITASGPDQETCSKLIEKTSQQVMDEVGEYIYGEGEDTSLEQVVSDLLREKNIVLSAAESLTAGLFQSQLVSVPKSSEVFLGGMVAYAEKVKQEVLGVPESILKEKGMVSEECAISMAERCLEIFHSDIAISFTGVAGPDSLEGNPPGTVWIGISQKNKKSFAKKYRFMRTREGNRRQSVMQGLDLLRKTLQ from the coding sequence GTGATTGCAGAAATTATTTCAGTGGGAACAGAGCTATTACTAGGTCAGATTGTTAATACAGATGCTTCTTTTGTAGCGAAAGAATTATCTGATCTTGGAATCAATACGTACCACCAATCAGTAGTTGGAGATAACCAAGAAAAAATGAAAAAAACGATTGAAATTGCAGAAGAAAGGAGTGACTTATTAATATTGATTGGCGGATTAGGGCCAACGCAAGATGATATCACCAAACAAACACTTTCAGAACATCTTGATGAACCTTTAATGATCGAAGCGGGTGCAATGGAGCGTATTCGTCTTTGGTTTAGTGGATCAAACAGAGAAATGACAAGTAATAATAAAAAACAGGCTCTTTATTTCCAGAATGGAAGAATGTTTAAAAATATCAATGGGATGGCAATTGGATCTTTTATCAAAAAAAATGGAACGTCTTATCTTTTACTCCCAGGACCTCCACATGAATTGAAAAAAATGTTTCATTCAGAAGTTACTCCCTATTTAAAAACATTACTCACTGGTGAAAGACAGTTTATTGTTTCTAAAACGCTACGTTTTTTTGGAATAGGTGAATCGACACTAGTCAATAAGTTACAATCGCTCATCGACCATCAGACCAATCCTACGATAGCACCTTACGCAGGGGAATTGGAAGTTTCTTTGCGAATTACTGCAAGTGGTCCAGATCAAGAAACCTGTTCTAAATTAATTGAAAAAACGTCACAACAAGTGATGGATGAAGTGGGAGAATATATTTATGGAGAAGGCGAGGATACTTCTTTAGAGCAGGTAGTATCAGATCTGTTAAGAGAAAAAAACATAGTATTGAGTGCCGCTGAAAGTTTAACAGCTGGATTATTTCAGTCTCAGTTAGTAAGTGTACCTAAAAGTAGTGAGGTATTCCTTGGAGGAATGGTCGCTTATGCAGAAAAAGTAAAACAAGAAGTCTTAGGTGTGCCAGAGTCTATCTTAAAAGAAAAAGGAATGGTTAGTGAAGAATGTGCTATCTCCATGGCAGAACGTTGTTTGGAAATATTTCATTCTGACATTGCTATTTCTTTTACCGGTGTAGCAGGTCCAGATTCCTTGGAAGGGAATCCACCCGGTACAGTCTGGATTGGAATCAGTCAAAAAAACAAAAAATCATTTGCTAAAAAATATCGATTTATGAGAACACGAGAAGGAAATCGAAGACAAAGTGTAATGCAAGGTCTGGATTTATTACGAAAAACTCTTCAATAA
- the recA gene encoding recombinase RecA: MANNDKDNRQKALDEALKKIERNYGKGSVMKMGEKVDTQIKTVPSGSLALDVALGVGGYPRGRIIEVYGPESSGKTTVALHAIAEAQKNGGIAAFIDAEHALDPKYAAAIGVDIDEMLLSQPDTGEQALEIADALISSGAIDIVVIDSVAALVPRAEIEGEMGDSHMGLQARLMSQALRKLSGSINKTKTTAVFINQVREKIGVMFGNPETTPGGRALKFYSTVRLEVRRAEQIKSGTDVMGNRTKIKVVKNKVAPPFKVAEVDIMYGLGISQVGELVDMGSDRDIINKSGAWYSYKETRIGQGRENAKKYLLDNPEMRDEIEKRVRAEYGVGEPFVETEQPEKVEEEKNR; the protein is encoded by the coding sequence ATGGCAAATAATGATAAAGATAATAGACAAAAGGCATTAGATGAAGCTTTAAAGAAGATTGAACGGAATTACGGTAAAGGTTCTGTCATGAAAATGGGAGAAAAAGTTGATACCCAAATAAAAACAGTACCAAGTGGATCTCTTGCTTTGGATGTTGCTCTAGGAGTAGGCGGATATCCAAGAGGAAGAATTATTGAAGTATACGGACCAGAATCATCAGGAAAAACAACTGTAGCACTTCATGCAATTGCTGAAGCACAAAAAAATGGTGGAATTGCTGCATTTATTGATGCGGAGCATGCTTTAGACCCTAAATATGCGGCTGCAATTGGTGTAGATATTGATGAAATGTTACTTTCTCAACCAGATACAGGAGAACAAGCTTTGGAAATCGCGGATGCTTTAATTTCTTCAGGTGCAATTGATATTGTAGTCATTGACTCAGTAGCAGCGCTCGTTCCTCGTGCTGAAATTGAAGGAGAAATGGGAGATTCCCATATGGGACTACAAGCACGATTAATGTCCCAAGCTTTGCGTAAATTATCTGGTTCTATTAATAAAACAAAGACTACCGCTGTCTTCATTAACCAAGTCAGAGAAAAAATTGGTGTAATGTTTGGAAATCCAGAAACAACACCAGGTGGACGTGCATTGAAATTCTATTCAACGGTACGATTAGAAGTACGTAGAGCAGAACAAATCAAATCAGGCACGGACGTAATGGGAAATCGCACAAAAATAAAAGTAGTAAAAAATAAAGTAGCTCCTCCGTTTAAGGTTGCGGAAGTAGATATTATGTACGGATTGGGTATTTCACAAGTTGGAGAACTCGTAGATATGGGTTCTGACCGAGACATTATTAACAAGAGTGGTGCATGGTACTCTTATAAAGAAACACGTATTGGTCAAGGTAGAGAGAACGCTAAAAAATATCTGTTGGATAATCCAGAAATGCGAGATGAAATCGAGAAACGAGTTCGCGCTGAATATGGTGTAGGTGAACCATTTGTAGAGACGGAACAACCAGAAAAAGTTGAAGAAGAAAAAAACCGTTAA
- the pgsA gene encoding CDP-diacylglycerol--glycerol-3-phosphate 3-phosphatidyltransferase has protein sequence MNVPNKLTLLRIVMIPLFLILAVVPFNWGTVEWLGSSIMISQLVATIVFVVASFTDWLDGYIARKEGLVTNFGKFADPLADKMLVATAFIVLVEKGLAPAWVVSIVIARELAITGLRLLLVKEGEVLAAAWPGKIKTASQMSAITLLLLNNFPFQNTGVPVADILLYICLVFTIYSGVDYFVKNKSIFKGSI, from the coding sequence GTGAACGTACCTAACAAACTTACTTTATTAAGAATCGTAATGATACCTCTTTTTCTTATATTAGCAGTCGTTCCTTTTAATTGGGGAACTGTAGAATGGCTGGGCTCATCCATCATGATTTCCCAGTTAGTCGCAACAATTGTATTTGTAGTTGCAAGTTTTACAGATTGGTTGGATGGATATATCGCTAGAAAAGAGGGGTTAGTTACAAATTTCGGAAAATTTGCTGATCCTTTAGCTGATAAAATGTTAGTGGCTACTGCATTTATTGTATTGGTAGAAAAAGGACTAGCTCCAGCTTGGGTCGTGAGTATCGTTATTGCGCGTGAATTAGCAATAACAGGTCTACGACTTCTCTTAGTAAAAGAAGGAGAAGTCTTGGCAGCGGCATGGCCTGGTAAAATTAAAACGGCTTCTCAAATGTCCGCCATTACCTTGCTTTTATTAAATAACTTTCCCTTTCAAAATACAGGTGTCCCTGTAGCAGATATTCTTTTGTACATCTGTCTCGTCTTCACCATTTATTCTGGTGTGGATTACTTTGTTAAAAATAAAAGTATATTTAAAGGATCTATTTAA
- the ymfI gene encoding elongation factor P 5-aminopentanone reductase encodes MKIALITGASGDIGINIARDLAKKGWSLYLHYFSNQTRIDKILKEFNEQYPKQEFFPLKVDLQQDDSTEQIINNIYSLNAIVFAHGMTDYGLLETMTVEKMDLLWKIHVKSPVLITQALQHKLHTSGQARIVFISSVYGEMGSSNEVFYSTVKGAQIAFVKAYSKEVASWGITVNAVAPGAIDTHMNQHFSDSERRDLMEDIPLGRMGKPSEISFWVEQILKDDSAYMTGQILTVSGGWLK; translated from the coding sequence ATGAAAATTGCCTTAATTACTGGAGCAAGTGGTGATATTGGAATCAACATTGCTAGAGATTTAGCAAAAAAAGGGTGGTCTCTCTATCTTCATTACTTTTCAAATCAGACACGCATCGATAAAATCCTGAAAGAGTTTAATGAGCAGTATCCAAAACAAGAATTTTTCCCTCTTAAAGTAGATTTACAACAAGATGATTCGACAGAACAGATTATAAATAATATCTATTCGTTAAATGCTATTGTTTTTGCACATGGGATGACGGATTATGGATTGTTAGAAACGATGACGGTAGAAAAAATGGACCTTTTATGGAAAATCCATGTAAAGAGTCCGGTGCTCATTACACAAGCATTGCAACATAAACTGCATACGAGTGGACAAGCTCGAATTGTCTTTATCAGTTCTGTTTATGGAGAAATGGGAAGTAGTAATGAAGTCTTTTATAGTACTGTAAAAGGAGCACAAATAGCGTTTGTAAAAGCTTATAGTAAAGAGGTGGCCTCGTGGGGGATTACAGTGAATGCTGTAGCTCCAGGTGCGATTGACACTCATATGAATCAACACTTTTCAGACTCTGAACGTAGGGACCTAATGGAAGACATTCCGTTGGGAAGAATGGGAAAACCTTCAGAAATCAGTTTTTGGGTAGAACAAATTTTAAAGGATGATAGTGCCTATATGACGGGACAAATCTTAACGGTCAGCGGTGGCTGGCTCAAGTAA
- the yfmH gene encoding EF-P 5-aminopentanol modification-associated protein YfmH, producing MLKLDYPQLGEVVFSETLSNGLQVILIPKNNFSKTYGIMTTNFGSIDNHFVPIQSDESILIPDGIAHFLEHKLFEGEERDAFDEFSQLGASANAFTSFTRTSYLFSATSKVKENVETLLNFVQKPHFTKEGTEKEKGIIAQEINMYEDKPDWQLFYGLLKNMYPQHPISIDIAGTVDSIQEITPELLQVCYDTFYHPNNMNLLLIGNFEPDEMIEVIRENQNEKLFPKAEHILRLLPHEDMAEFTAYSEIEMDVKRPKLAMGVKGLTPVTEGKESDLYYLKGSLLMELLFGRGSENYIDLYDEGLVDDSFNYSFSTDRTFHFLSLESDTDHPETLQDEWKRILLNWNTDAGMNQENFELLKRALIGEQLQAFNSLEYVANQYGYLRFNGIEMFDRIKHIESLLLEDIKQFAEQYLNEQLMSAFVIRPKKKKNS from the coding sequence ATGCTTAAACTAGATTATCCACAGCTAGGTGAAGTAGTTTTTTCAGAGACACTTTCCAATGGCTTACAAGTAATACTAATTCCTAAAAACAATTTTTCTAAAACATATGGAATTATGACTACAAATTTTGGTTCTATCGATAATCATTTTGTTCCAATCCAATCAGATGAATCCATTCTGATCCCAGATGGAATTGCTCACTTCTTGGAACATAAATTGTTTGAGGGAGAAGAAAGAGACGCTTTTGATGAATTTTCTCAGTTGGGGGCTTCTGCTAATGCCTTTACATCATTTACACGAACTAGTTATTTATTTTCAGCAACTAGTAAAGTTAAAGAAAATGTGGAAACTTTATTAAATTTTGTTCAAAAACCTCATTTTACAAAAGAAGGAACCGAGAAAGAAAAAGGAATTATTGCTCAAGAAATTAATATGTATGAAGATAAACCAGATTGGCAGTTATTTTATGGATTATTAAAAAATATGTATCCGCAACACCCGATTTCTATTGATATAGCAGGTACGGTAGATAGTATTCAAGAAATCACTCCGGAATTGTTACAAGTTTGTTATGATACATTTTATCATCCAAACAATATGAATCTATTGTTAATAGGGAATTTTGAACCAGATGAAATGATAGAAGTTATTCGTGAAAATCAAAATGAAAAACTATTTCCGAAAGCAGAACATATCTTACGTTTGCTTCCACATGAGGATATGGCAGAGTTCACTGCATATAGCGAAATAGAAATGGATGTAAAGCGTCCAAAACTAGCTATGGGAGTGAAAGGATTGACTCCTGTAACAGAAGGAAAAGAATCTGATTTATATTATCTAAAAGGCTCACTCTTGATGGAATTGTTATTCGGAAGAGGATCTGAAAATTATATTGATTTGTATGATGAAGGACTTGTTGATGACAGTTTCAACTATTCATTCAGCACAGATCGAACTTTCCATTTTCTTTCCTTGGAATCCGATACAGATCATCCTGAAACATTACAAGATGAGTGGAAGAGAATCTTATTGAATTGGAATACGGATGCAGGAATGAATCAAGAAAACTTTGAGTTACTAAAACGTGCCCTAATTGGAGAACAACTTCAAGCATTCAATTCTCTAGAGTATGTAGCTAACCAATACGGATATTTACGGTTTAATGGAATTGAAATGTTTGATAGAATTAAGCATATTGAATCCTTACTATTAGAGGATATCAAACAATTTGCTGAACAATATCTAAATGAGCAGTTGATGAGTGCGTTTGTCATCCGACCTAAAAAGAAGAAAAACTCATGA
- a CDS encoding YlbF family regulator — protein sequence MIHNVIEQIKEKQKELVHFEYFEKPMAYQKTLKQLTTLNELLDENISVQAYKESLWEANELVQMLFEQIQDAVVEREKNS from the coding sequence ATGATTCATAATGTAATTGAACAAATTAAAGAGAAACAAAAGGAATTAGTTCATTTTGAATATTTTGAAAAACCAATGGCCTATCAAAAAACATTAAAACAACTAACTACTCTCAATGAATTACTAGATGAAAATATTTCAGTACAAGCTTACAAAGAATCTCTATGGGAAGCTAATGAACTTGTTCAAATGCTTTTTGAACAAATTCAGGATGCTGTTGTAGAGCGAGAAAAGAATAGCTGA
- a CDS encoding TIGR00282 family metallophosphoesterase: MKILFVGDVVGSIGIKMLEETLPGLKRKYRPQVTIVNGENAAGGRGITEKMYKGILQLGVDLITMGNHTWDNRDIYEFIDDEQAKIIRPENFPEGTPGIGYKIVKVNQSRLAIINIQGRVFLNALDDPFRTMDRLLATLSKETSNIFVDFHAEATSEKQAMGWYLDGKVSAMVGTHTHVQTNDARILPQGTAYLTDAGMTGAYDSILGVERSIIIQKFLTQLPVRHEVPEEGRKILSGCFIEIDDKTGKAKRIENIVVNDERPLRE, from the coding sequence ATGAAAATTTTGTTTGTTGGGGATGTCGTTGGTTCTATCGGCATAAAAATGCTAGAAGAAACGTTACCAGGGTTAAAAAGAAAGTATCGACCACAAGTTACCATTGTGAATGGTGAGAATGCTGCAGGTGGTAGAGGAATTACTGAAAAAATGTACAAAGGGATTCTCCAATTAGGTGTTGATCTTATTACCATGGGAAATCACACATGGGATAATCGTGATATTTATGAATTTATCGATGATGAGCAGGCTAAAATTATCAGACCAGAAAACTTTCCTGAAGGCACACCAGGGATTGGTTATAAAATTGTTAAAGTCAACCAAAGTAGATTGGCGATTATTAATATCCAAGGAAGAGTTTTTCTAAATGCCTTAGACGATCCTTTTCGAACCATGGACCGTTTACTTGCTACATTATCTAAAGAAACATCAAATATATTTGTTGATTTCCATGCAGAAGCAACGAGTGAAAAACAAGCAATGGGCTGGTATTTGGATGGGAAAGTTTCGGCAATGGTTGGAACACATACCCATGTGCAAACGAATGACGCAAGAATTCTCCCTCAAGGAACGGCATACTTAACTGATGCTGGTATGACAGGGGCTTATGATAGTATTCTAGGAGTAGAACGATCGATTATCATCCAAAAATTCTTAACCCAATTACCGGTACGTCATGAAGTTCCTGAAGAAGGAAGAAAAATCCTGTCGGGTTGCTTTATTGAAATTGATGATAAAACAGGAAAAGCAAAACGAATTGAAAATATTGTTGTCAATGACGAACGTCCTTTACGGGAGTGA